A genome region from Thermococcus onnurineus NA1 includes the following:
- a CDS encoding Lrp/AsnC family transcriptional regulator — protein sequence MSELNMEEIEFLVELLNKYPTESLRKIAELEGIDYYRLKRLYDKYYGEYVQVNAMYRIEKVGLRSYIAFLSVPRSELRSVAARIQQNPFMIDQTAMFGFKNGISSILHIPKEQVKYIDEMLSKYSEDYEYYEVTRYPPKKKRREFGEWKYSYDYAVLMDILKWDARTPMKEISRMLGKTRPTIRYMINKLREDGILRGFIATIDMDAHDRGVLGITSRLDEAVLEYFKDYEIMVGVLDGNKYILEWFFNSKEDLGTKLFEFSTYVEKVAIEYFDLLVDFNKNRKFQRFSQMIKKDGSGYRSILEF from the coding sequence ATGAGCGAACTCAACATGGAGGAGATAGAATTCCTCGTCGAGCTTCTGAACAAATACCCTACCGAAAGCCTCCGAAAGATTGCCGAGCTCGAGGGTATTGATTACTACCGGCTCAAGCGCTTGTACGATAAGTACTATGGTGAATATGTTCAGGTCAACGCCATGTACCGAATAGAGAAAGTTGGCCTGAGGAGTTACATCGCTTTTCTCTCTGTTCCCAGGAGCGAACTCCGCTCTGTAGCGGCTCGAATACAACAGAATCCATTTATGATTGACCAGACCGCGATGTTTGGTTTTAAAAACGGGATAAGCTCGATCCTCCACATACCCAAAGAGCAGGTTAAATACATCGACGAGATGCTCTCCAAGTACTCCGAGGACTACGAGTACTACGAGGTCACAAGGTATCCTCCGAAGAAGAAGAGGAGAGAGTTCGGAGAGTGGAAGTACAGCTACGACTACGCCGTGCTCATGGACATATTGAAGTGGGACGCCAGAACACCAATGAAGGAAATATCCCGGATGCTTGGAAAGACTAGGCCGACGATTAGGTATATGATAAACAAGCTGAGGGAGGACGGCATACTGAGGGGCTTCATCGCTACTATAGACATGGACGCTCACGACAGGGGAGTCCTGGGAATAACCTCCCGGCTCGACGAGGCCGTCCTTGAATACTTCAAAGACTACGAGATAATGGTCGGGGTTCTTGATGGCAATAAATACATCCTCGAGTGGTTCTTCAACTCAAAGGAAGACCTTGGAACAAAGCTCTTCGAGTTCAGCACCTATGTAGAGAAGGTCGCCATAGAATACTTCGATCTGCTGGTGGATTTCAACAAAAACCGCAAATTCCAGAGGTTCTCCCAGATGATTAAAAAAGATGGGAGCGGCTATCGCTCCATACTGGAGTTTTAG
- a CDS encoding adenosine-specific kinase: protein MVKIEVVDIEKPEGVEVIIGQGNFSIFTVDDLAKTLLTTVPGIKFGVAMNEAKPQLTRFTGNDEELEKLAAKNAVKIGAGHVFVILMKNAFPINVLNAVKNHPAVAMVYGASENPFQVIVAETDLGRSVLGVVDGKAANKIETEEQKAERRELVEKIGYKID, encoded by the coding sequence ATGGTGAAGATAGAGGTTGTGGACATCGAGAAGCCGGAGGGCGTTGAGGTAATAATCGGGCAGGGCAACTTTTCCATATTCACGGTTGATGACCTCGCAAAGACACTTCTCACAACTGTCCCGGGTATAAAGTTTGGTGTGGCCATGAATGAGGCAAAACCCCAGCTTACGCGCTTCACCGGCAACGATGAGGAGCTTGAGAAGCTTGCCGCCAAGAACGCAGTGAAGATAGGAGCCGGCCACGTCTTTGTGATTCTCATGAAGAACGCCTTCCCGATAAACGTCCTCAACGCCGTCAAGAACCACCCTGCCGTTGCCATGGTCTACGGTGCCAGCGAGAACCCGTTCCAGGTTATCGTTGCCGAGACCGATCTTGGAAGGTCTGTACTTGGCGTCGTTGACGGCAAAGCGGCAAACAAGATAGAGACCGAGGAACAGAAAGCTGAGAGGCGTGAACTCGTCGAGAAGATTGGTTACAAAATAGACTGA
- a CDS encoding GbsR/MarR family transcriptional regulator: MGIEEARRIVMEHFANAARRFGFSELYGYIYGALFLAKEPMSLSEIAERTGYSLSHVSTALKSMESLGLVVRIKKPGDKKAYYKATKLLKDWRQAAYYSRILEDIQQMKENLMRALEELEGETGPEAEFIRESIELAMKRNDLAERILRFLMNHDDKEVLERLLKCLEGEEKR; the protein is encoded by the coding sequence ATGGGAATCGAGGAAGCCCGTCGAATAGTTATGGAACACTTCGCAAACGCCGCGAGAAGATTCGGCTTTAGTGAGCTTTATGGCTACATCTACGGTGCTCTCTTCCTGGCTAAGGAACCAATGAGCCTGAGTGAAATAGCCGAGAGGACGGGCTATTCGCTCTCTCACGTGAGTACTGCCCTGAAGTCTATGGAGAGCCTCGGCTTGGTGGTTAGAATCAAGAAGCCTGGCGATAAGAAGGCCTACTACAAAGCGACAAAGCTCCTCAAGGACTGGAGACAGGCTGCCTACTACAGCAGGATTCTTGAAGACATTCAGCAGATGAAGGAGAACCTCATGCGTGCTTTGGAGGAGCTTGAAGGTGAGACCGGCCCCGAGGCGGAGTTCATCAGGGAAAGCATCGAGTTAGCCATGAAGAGGAACGATCTTGCCGAAAGGATACTCCGCTTTCTCATGAACCACGACGATAAGGAGGTTCTTGAGAGGCTCCTTAAGTGCCTTGAGGGCGAAGAGAAGCGGTAG
- a CDS encoding molybdenum cofactor biosynthesis protein MoaE, protein MKVKITKEPFDLNEALSYLLVPEAGGYVFFLGKVRNENHGRKVRKLIYEAYEEMAIEEMERIRGEALEKFPILDILIWHRYGELNVGEDTILIIASGKHRKEAFEACMWAIDEVKRRVPVWKREVTDEGIFWIEGDKLIPDE, encoded by the coding sequence ATGAAGGTTAAGATTACTAAAGAACCCTTCGATCTCAATGAGGCGTTGAGTTATCTTCTCGTTCCAGAGGCCGGTGGCTACGTTTTCTTCTTGGGGAAGGTCAGGAACGAAAACCATGGCAGAAAAGTCAGAAAACTCATCTACGAGGCCTATGAAGAGATGGCCATTGAAGAGATGGAGAGGATACGGGGAGAAGCACTTGAAAAGTTTCCCATATTGGACATCCTGATATGGCACCGCTACGGCGAGCTCAACGTGGGCGAGGACACGATACTCATTATTGCCAGTGGCAAGCACAGGAAGGAGGCATTTGAGGCCTGTATGTGGGCAATCGACGAGGTCAAGAGGCGCGTCCCGGTTTGGAAACGTGAGGTGACTGATGAGGGTATCTTCTGGATTGAGGGTGATAAGCTTATACCTGACGAATGA
- a CDS encoding radical SAM protein, whose product MVLMDIDDTNRDLNCIKSEIAGFPKFFVIHESSGYVVEVEPETYSGLQKIKEGEGNKLTSEERAKLRELQNYLNQLPPLNLEYNEDYGFLLGGSINVSQACNFSCVYCYANKGTYTLEKPKLMDKETIRKAIDFLFEKSPYGVSIVFFGGEPLLNFPAIKEGVLYAEQKARETKKPVFFNVTTNGYLLTPEVAEFVLNHPFNVIVSMDGPKEIHDHNRPFADNSPTYNVVAKNLKHLVEEAKKRGKLHKISVRATVLPEQLNRVYDIYHHIKTEFGVLNVGVELATLSDSVVTKGHIDTYLERR is encoded by the coding sequence ATGGTATTAATGGATATAGATGATACAAATAGAGATTTAAACTGTATAAAGTCTGAAATAGCTGGTTTTCCAAAGTTTTTCGTGATACACGAGAGCTCGGGATACGTGGTGGAGGTAGAGCCCGAAACCTACTCCGGCCTTCAGAAAATCAAAGAAGGGGAAGGGAACAAACTAACCTCGGAAGAGCGAGCAAAACTTAGGGAACTTCAGAACTATTTGAACCAGCTCCCGCCCCTAAACCTTGAATACAACGAAGATTACGGTTTCCTCCTTGGGGGGAGCATCAACGTTTCCCAGGCCTGTAATTTCTCCTGCGTTTACTGCTACGCAAATAAAGGAACCTATACCCTCGAAAAGCCAAAACTTATGGATAAAGAGACAATCCGAAAGGCCATAGACTTCCTATTTGAAAAATCTCCCTATGGAGTGAGCATAGTCTTCTTTGGAGGGGAACCCCTACTAAACTTTCCTGCAATAAAAGAAGGCGTCCTCTATGCAGAGCAGAAGGCCAGGGAAACAAAGAAACCCGTCTTTTTCAACGTTACAACCAACGGATACCTTCTCACCCCAGAGGTGGCTGAATTCGTACTAAACCACCCCTTCAACGTGATAGTGAGCATGGATGGACCTAAAGAAATCCACGACCATAACAGACCCTTTGCGGACAACTCCCCCACCTACAATGTTGTAGCTAAAAACCTCAAGCACCTCGTTGAAGAAGCTAAAAAAAGAGGAAAGCTCCACAAGATTTCTGTGAGAGCAACTGTTCTCCCGGAACAGCTTAATAGAGTTTATGACATCTACCACCACATCAAGACAGAATTTGGAGTCCTCAACGTCGGGGTTGAATTAGCCACCCTCTCGGACAGCGTAGTAACCAAGGGACACATTGATACTTACCTGGAAAGGAGATAA
- a CDS encoding SPASM domain-containing protein, whose amino-acid sequence MEKVVYSVANSVDVGTSTNIVSVGKPPWSSQSHSGELERLIIQLGAGSGRFSEITGIPRSIGCIGNNSFLLRREPLSPERVREIIKDFMDIGGKELWLTNYDRIEYLTSIAAYAVEIGVPEVYAVVKLEDLESVHPVEGVRFIAELEYSKENIQKLGAQDWLHGALVMATAKQYDELKGLKISFRGEIYVDILYPGSARKLDFNVIEMKRVLNQSAETYHDCLAGTLAITAEGYALPCPLLRNYIVADVKEVGLRKALRKKRLKEFWKMTKDKIEACSTCPFKYICHDCRALEYQATGEIKGIEYCLINR is encoded by the coding sequence ATGGAGAAGGTTGTATACAGTGTCGCTAATTCAGTTGATGTCGGAACGTCCACAAACATTGTCTCCGTTGGAAAGCCTCCATGGAGCAGTCAGTCCCATAGCGGGGAGCTGGAGAGACTCATCATCCAGCTCGGCGCTGGAAGTGGGAGGTTCTCTGAGATTACAGGTATCCCCCGTTCGATAGGCTGCATCGGTAACAACTCATTTCTGCTCCGGCGGGAACCCCTCAGCCCCGAGAGGGTGAGGGAAATAATAAAGGATTTCATGGATATCGGTGGAAAGGAGCTCTGGCTCACAAACTACGATCGCATCGAATACCTCACCAGCATCGCTGCATATGCCGTTGAGATAGGCGTCCCCGAGGTGTACGCCGTCGTTAAGCTCGAGGACCTCGAATCAGTTCATCCAGTTGAGGGGGTTCGTTTCATAGCCGAACTAGAATACTCCAAAGAGAACATTCAGAAGCTTGGGGCTCAGGACTGGCTCCACGGAGCTCTCGTAATGGCCACCGCGAAGCAGTACGATGAACTCAAGGGTCTCAAAATCAGCTTCCGCGGGGAAATTTACGTTGATATACTCTACCCTGGCTCCGCCAGGAAGCTCGACTTTAACGTCATAGAGATGAAGAGGGTTCTTAATCAGAGCGCCGAGACGTATCATGACTGCCTTGCAGGAACCCTTGCAATAACCGCCGAGGGATATGCTCTTCCGTGCCCGCTCCTCAGAAATTACATCGTGGCTGACGTTAAGGAGGTCGGACTGAGGAAGGCCCTCAGGAAGAAGCGCCTCAAGGAGTTCTGGAAGATGACGAAGGATAAGATAGAGGCCTGCAGCACCTGTCCCTTCAAGTACATCTGCCACGACTGCAGGGCTCTGGAATATCAGGCAACCGGGGAGATAAAGGGGATCGAGTACTGCCTTATAAACCGCTAA
- a CDS encoding radical SAM protein, with the protein MPKKLKIYIPGIKFPSISLTGNYCALNCAHCGRHYLERMRKPTRRELLNYCMNLEKEGYTGCLLSGGMDSRLKVPLDKYADELRKIKRGTSLKLNAHVGFIDESDLEWVKYVDVVSLDFVGDNDVIKRVYKINKTVKDYLRILDLLTEAGVRVAPHITIGLDFGRIHWEYKAIDMLLQYPIDVLVLDVLIPTAGTEMESLQKPSVEESLNVVRYAREKFDGELSIGCMRPLGKWRLDFDKGAVLAGVDRLTNPPRKVIEWAKTVREVEIIYECCVM; encoded by the coding sequence ATGCCCAAAAAACTCAAAATCTACATCCCTGGCATCAAATTTCCCTCAATCTCGCTCACGGGCAACTACTGTGCCCTCAATTGCGCCCACTGTGGGAGGCACTACCTGGAGAGGATGAGAAAACCCACGCGAAGGGAGCTCCTCAACTACTGTATGAATCTGGAAAAGGAAGGCTATACCGGCTGCCTCCTCAGCGGTGGCATGGATTCCAGGTTGAAGGTACCACTGGATAAGTACGCAGACGAGCTGAGGAAAATAAAGAGGGGGACGAGCTTAAAGCTCAACGCCCACGTTGGGTTCATAGACGAGAGCGATTTGGAGTGGGTCAAATACGTTGACGTCGTTTCCCTCGACTTCGTCGGCGATAACGACGTGATAAAGCGCGTGTACAAGATAAACAAGACCGTCAAAGACTATCTCAGAATCCTCGATCTGCTCACCGAAGCCGGTGTTAGGGTCGCACCCCACATAACAATCGGCCTTGACTTCGGCAGGATTCACTGGGAGTACAAGGCAATAGACATGCTCCTTCAGTACCCAATAGACGTGCTCGTCCTTGACGTGCTCATTCCAACAGCCGGCACTGAGATGGAGAGCCTTCAAAAGCCAAGCGTGGAGGAGAGCCTCAACGTTGTCAGGTACGCCAGGGAAAAGTTTGATGGCGAGCTCAGCATAGGCTGCATGAGGCCGCTTGGGAAATGGCGCCTTGATTTTGATAAGGGGGCCGTCTTAGCGGGCGTTGACAGACTGACGAACCCACCAAGAAAAGTTATAGAATGGGCAAAAACTGTGAGGGAAGTTGAGATAATCTACGAGTGCTGCGTTATGTAG
- a CDS encoding MFS transporter, producing MDIVKRYTLLYIFMNTGFIGNLLIVYYLSKGLTYAQIGIATSILTVGFFLFEVPTGVVADKMSRKLSVLVGFAINITAMIFLIFLRGFPMLLIYAIVASFGATFVSGSLQAWLFDNLKHLGMEREYRSLMRDIKTLTIPLSALAIAIGGILAQLYGFWLPLLLTLILEIATLIVAYTIPEYEFKKPERSYLSHTLHSFKDILQPQLFWLVVLSITVVMATNQFRKFFEPYLGEILAKSLGTTLMGTLGLLGIVESIVKIIPRLIGVRLRDSWSVKAYSLAPVVIPVLTALSVVYQNPLWIIAIGIFVTVIHTAFSFNLGIEIQYRIPSEKRATILSVYSMVSALVMSVFYFIYGFAVDWLGLGGARLVFAIALLVAGIFLKAGEIVGPLGETLRLRHAEAIPNER from the coding sequence ATGGATATAGTAAAGCGCTATACCTTACTTTACATCTTCATGAATACAGGCTTCATTGGGAACCTCCTCATCGTCTACTACCTCTCAAAGGGCCTTACATATGCCCAGATAGGCATCGCGACATCGATACTGACTGTGGGATTCTTCCTGTTTGAGGTCCCGACAGGTGTGGTCGCGGACAAGATGAGCAGGAAGCTCAGCGTTCTGGTGGGCTTTGCGATAAATATAACGGCCATGATATTCCTGATATTCCTTAGGGGATTCCCTATGTTACTCATTTATGCCATTGTTGCTTCGTTCGGCGCAACGTTCGTGAGCGGAAGCCTCCAAGCGTGGCTCTTTGACAACCTCAAACACCTTGGGATGGAAAGAGAATACCGGAGCCTAATGAGGGACATTAAAACCCTTACGATTCCACTCTCGGCACTAGCCATAGCGATCGGAGGAATCCTCGCCCAGCTCTACGGCTTCTGGCTTCCCCTTCTTCTTACGTTAATCCTTGAAATAGCTACCCTTATCGTGGCCTACACGATTCCAGAATATGAATTCAAAAAACCAGAGCGCTCATACCTCTCACACACTCTCCATTCATTCAAGGACATCCTCCAGCCCCAGCTCTTCTGGCTGGTGGTTCTCTCGATAACCGTCGTCATGGCCACGAACCAGTTCCGGAAGTTCTTCGAGCCCTACCTCGGTGAGATACTCGCAAAAAGCCTTGGAACGACCTTAATGGGAACCCTTGGACTCCTTGGAATTGTTGAATCCATCGTGAAGATTATCCCAAGGCTCATAGGCGTTCGCTTAAGGGACTCGTGGAGCGTTAAGGCCTACTCCCTTGCCCCGGTTGTCATTCCAGTATTGACGGCATTGTCGGTCGTTTACCAGAATCCGCTTTGGATTATTGCCATTGGGATTTTCGTTACGGTGATTCACACGGCCTTCTCCTTTAACCTTGGGATAGAGATCCAGTACAGGATTCCGAGCGAGAAGAGGGCCACCATACTGTCCGTTTACTCCATGGTCTCGGCACTGGTCATGAGCGTTTTCTACTTCATCTACGGGTTTGCCGTTGATTGGCTTGGGCTTGGGGGGGCGAGACTGGTGTTTGCCATAGCGTTGCTGGTTGCTGGAATCTTCCTGAAGGCCGGTGAAATCGTGGGGCCCCTCGGGGAGACCCTACGGCTCAGGCACGCGGAGGCTATCCCAAATGAGCGGTAG
- the eno gene encoding phosphopyruvate hydratase gives MENPFEITAVVAREILDSRGNPTVEVEVYTPISMGRAAVPSGASTGTHEALELRDGGKRYHGKGVRRAVENVNKIIAPELIGMDVTWQRDIDTLMLELDGTENKSNLGANAILGVSLAVAKAAANALGLPLYQYIGGTNAYVMPVPMSNVINGGVHAGNELDFQEFMIMPVGADSFREAIRWVSETYHVLKKVIAEKYGKDAINVGDEGGFAPPMKEVTEPLETLIKAIEEAGYKPGDEIALAIDAASSEFYHPDIGKYVVAGKEYTREELVDLYKELVSAYPIVSIEDPFQEEDWEGFKLITRELGGKIQIVGDDLFVTNPKRIRKGIEMGAANALLLKVNQIGTLSEAIDAAYTAFRAGYGVVVSHRSGETEDATIADLAVALNAGQIKTGAPARSDRNAKYNQLIRIEEELEGIAHYPGRKFRNPFF, from the coding sequence ATGGAGAACCCCTTTGAGATAACCGCGGTCGTTGCCAGGGAGATACTTGACAGCAGAGGGAACCCGACTGTCGAGGTCGAGGTCTACACGCCGATAAGCATGGGGAGGGCAGCGGTTCCGAGCGGAGCGAGCACTGGAACCCACGAGGCCCTTGAGCTCCGCGACGGAGGAAAGCGCTACCACGGAAAAGGTGTTAGAAGGGCTGTTGAGAACGTCAACAAGATAATCGCGCCCGAGCTCATCGGCATGGACGTAACCTGGCAGAGGGACATTGACACCCTGATGCTCGAGCTCGACGGCACCGAGAACAAGAGCAACCTCGGTGCAAACGCTATCCTCGGCGTTTCCCTGGCCGTTGCAAAGGCTGCCGCCAACGCCCTCGGACTTCCGCTCTATCAGTACATCGGGGGGACCAACGCCTACGTCATGCCCGTTCCGATGAGCAACGTCATCAACGGCGGTGTTCACGCCGGCAACGAGCTTGACTTTCAGGAGTTCATGATAATGCCCGTTGGTGCTGACTCCTTCAGAGAAGCTATAAGGTGGGTGAGCGAGACCTACCACGTTCTTAAGAAAGTCATTGCTGAAAAGTACGGCAAGGACGCAATAAACGTAGGAGACGAGGGTGGCTTCGCACCGCCAATGAAAGAGGTCACCGAGCCACTCGAGACCCTCATCAAGGCCATTGAGGAGGCCGGCTACAAGCCGGGCGACGAGATTGCCCTCGCTATTGATGCAGCCTCCAGCGAGTTCTACCACCCGGACATCGGCAAGTACGTCGTTGCCGGCAAGGAGTACACGAGGGAAGAGCTCGTTGACCTCTACAAGGAGCTTGTCTCGGCTTATCCGATAGTCTCCATCGAGGACCCGTTTCAGGAGGAGGACTGGGAGGGCTTCAAGCTCATCACCAGGGAGCTCGGCGGCAAGATACAGATAGTCGGCGACGACCTCTTCGTCACCAACCCGAAGAGGATAAGGAAGGGCATCGAGATGGGTGCCGCCAACGCACTTCTCCTCAAGGTCAACCAGATTGGAACGCTGAGCGAGGCCATAGATGCCGCATACACAGCCTTTAGGGCTGGCTACGGCGTCGTCGTCTCCCACAGGAGCGGAGAGACCGAGGATGCCACCATAGCAGACCTTGCGGTTGCACTCAACGCCGGCCAGATAAAGACCGGTGCCCCGGCAAGGAGTGACAGGAACGCCAAGTACAACCAGCTCATCCGCATTGAGGAGGAGCTCGAGGGCATCGCGCACTATCCGGGCAGGAAGTTCAGGAACCCGTTCTTCTGA
- a CDS encoding Lrp/AsnC family transcriptional regulator, with the protein MVTSLDATDMKLLKELKENARENIASLSKKLGIPRTTVHYRIKKLVEEGVIEKFTVKPNYKKLNLGTTAFILARYEPDSGLSQREVAERIAALEGVYEVHIIAGEWDLLIKVRAPSSEEVGKIVVDRLREIKGVGQTVTMVSFVTVKEEL; encoded by the coding sequence ATGGTAACTTCACTCGATGCCACTGATATGAAGCTGTTGAAGGAACTTAAGGAAAACGCCAGGGAGAACATAGCCTCGCTCAGTAAGAAGCTGGGCATCCCGAGGACCACCGTCCACTACCGCATCAAAAAGCTCGTTGAGGAGGGCGTGATCGAGAAGTTCACTGTTAAGCCAAACTACAAGAAGCTCAACCTTGGCACTACCGCTTTCATACTTGCCAGATACGAGCCAGATTCCGGCCTGAGCCAGCGGGAGGTCGCTGAAAGAATAGCCGCCCTCGAAGGGGTTTACGAGGTCCACATCATAGCAGGCGAGTGGGATCTCCTCATAAAGGTGCGCGCCCCCTCATCGGAGGAGGTTGGCAAGATAGTCGTTGATAGGCTCAGAGAAATCAAGGGCGTCGGCCAGACTGTAACTATGGTGTCATTCGTCACCGTGAAGGAGGAGCTGTAA
- a CDS encoding CDP-2,3-bis-(O-geranylgeranyl)-sn-glycerol synthase yields the protein MSLSSLLWAFWYILPAYFANASPVLVGGGRPIDGGRYWKDGRRVFGDGKTWRGLIGGVAIGTAVGALQYFITPEFYGSLGKALLLAFLLSFGALFGDLVGSFFKRRIDLPRGSPAIGLDQLGFLISALAFAYPVKTLDSGQIIFLLVVSPFVHWGANYFAYKMGWKSVPW from the coding sequence ATGTCGCTGTCGTCGCTGCTGTGGGCATTCTGGTATATTCTTCCCGCTTACTTCGCCAATGCATCGCCCGTCCTGGTCGGTGGTGGAAGGCCGATAGACGGCGGCAGGTACTGGAAAGACGGGCGGAGGGTCTTTGGGGATGGTAAAACCTGGCGCGGCTTAATCGGAGGAGTTGCAATTGGAACTGCAGTTGGCGCTCTCCAGTACTTCATTACCCCTGAGTTCTACGGCTCACTTGGGAAGGCTCTTCTTCTTGCGTTCCTGCTGTCATTTGGTGCCCTCTTTGGCGACTTGGTCGGGAGCTTCTTCAAGAGGAGGATAGATCTTCCGCGTGGCTCTCCGGCGATAGGTCTCGACCAGCTCGGCTTCCTTATTTCAGCGCTGGCTTTTGCTTATCCGGTCAAAACACTCGATTCTGGTCAGATAATCTTCCTCCTCGTCGTCTCGCCCTTCGTTCACTGGGGGGCCAACTACTTCGCCTACAAAATGGGCTGGAAGAGCGTGCCGTGGTGA
- a CDS encoding ThiF family adenylyltransferase, translating into MLSERELERYDRQIMIFGKEGQEKLKNSKVAVVGVGGLGSPVAYYLAAAGIGTLLLIDEQTPELSNLNRQVLHWEEDLDKNSKPISAKWKLERFNSDIKIETFVGRLSEENIDEILEGVEVIVDCLDNFETRFLLDDYAQRKKIPLVHGAVEGTYGQVTTIVPGFTKSLREIFPNVGRKKEKFPILGATAGVIGTLQAMEVVKLLTGIGEPLLNKLLIVDLAFNTFDVVELK; encoded by the coding sequence ATGCTGAGCGAGAGGGAACTGGAGCGCTACGACAGACAGATCATGATTTTCGGAAAGGAAGGTCAGGAAAAGCTCAAGAACTCCAAGGTGGCTGTGGTAGGAGTAGGCGGTCTTGGAAGTCCGGTCGCCTACTACCTTGCTGCCGCTGGAATAGGGACGCTCCTCCTCATAGACGAGCAGACACCCGAGCTCAGCAACCTCAACAGGCAGGTACTCCACTGGGAGGAGGATTTGGATAAGAACTCCAAACCGATCTCCGCCAAATGGAAGCTGGAACGCTTCAACTCCGACATAAAAATCGAGACCTTCGTGGGACGTCTAAGTGAGGAGAACATCGATGAGATTCTCGAAGGCGTTGAGGTAATCGTTGACTGCCTCGACAACTTCGAGACGCGCTTCCTTCTCGATGACTATGCGCAGAGGAAGAAAATCCCCCTCGTCCATGGCGCGGTCGAAGGAACCTACGGTCAGGTGACGACGATAGTTCCGGGCTTCACCAAAAGCCTGCGCGAAATCTTTCCAAACGTAGGGAGAAAGAAGGAGAAGTTCCCGATTTTAGGAGCTACCGCGGGGGTCATCGGCACGCTTCAGGCAATGGAGGTCGTTAAGCTACTCACAGGCATCGGCGAGCCGCTATTGAACAAGCTTCTCATAGTTGATCTGGCCTTCAACACCTTTGATGTCGTGGAGCTTAAGTAG
- a CDS encoding ubiquitin-like small modifier protein 1: protein MKVKVRYFARFRSLVGTGEEELEVPDGIKVRELIDIIKERHPILKNEVFAEDDDLADVNVSRNGRYVSFDEVLNDGDTIALFPPVSGG, encoded by the coding sequence ATGAAGGTAAAGGTCAGGTACTTTGCCCGCTTCCGCTCCCTCGTTGGCACTGGCGAGGAGGAGCTGGAGGTTCCGGATGGGATAAAGGTCAGAGAACTTATCGATATCATCAAAGAAAGGCACCCAATTCTCAAAAACGAGGTCTTCGCGGAGGACGACGATTTGGCCGACGTCAACGTTTCGCGGAACGGGCGCTATGTGAGCTTCGACGAGGTTTTGAATGACGGTGACACGATAGCGCTGTTCCCCCCGGTAAGTGGTGGTTGA
- a CDS encoding XTP/dITP diphosphatase produces the protein MRLAFITSNPGKVEEARKYFEPLGVEVYQLKVEYPEIQADTLEEVALFGLEWLSRKIDEPFFLDDSGLFVEALKGFPGVYSAYVYKTLGVDGLLKLMEGVENRRAYFKSVIAYWDGEAHIFTGIVEGEIIHEKRGNMGFGFDPVFKPSGFDRTFAEMTTTEKNKISHRGLALKAFSEWLKENLK, from the coding sequence ATGAGGCTGGCGTTCATCACTTCTAACCCGGGGAAGGTTGAGGAAGCGCGAAAGTACTTTGAACCCTTGGGCGTTGAAGTTTATCAGCTCAAGGTTGAGTATCCAGAGATACAGGCAGATACGCTCGAAGAAGTTGCCCTCTTCGGCTTGGAGTGGCTGAGCAGGAAAATCGATGAACCGTTTTTCCTCGACGATTCTGGTCTCTTCGTTGAAGCTCTGAAGGGATTCCCTGGTGTTTACTCTGCCTACGTCTACAAGACCCTCGGCGTTGACGGCCTTCTGAAGCTCATGGAGGGCGTTGAGAACAGGAGGGCGTACTTCAAGAGTGTCATAGCTTACTGGGACGGCGAAGCTCACATCTTTACCGGTATTGTGGAAGGCGAGATAATCCACGAGAAGCGCGGAAACATGGGCTTCGGCTTCGACCCGGTATTCAAGCCTTCGGGTTTCGACAGAACTTTTGCCGAAATGACAACCACCGAAAAGAACAAAATATCACACAGAGGTCTGGCTCTTAAAGCTTTTTCAGAGTGGCTAAAGGAAAACCTTAAATAA